In the genome of Amia ocellicauda isolate fAmiCal2 chromosome 3, fAmiCal2.hap1, whole genome shotgun sequence, one region contains:
- the ogg1 gene encoding N-glycosylase/DNA lyase: protein MLRLLGPVGVSSGMSQHAVLSEGGAAWRWLPCTHSELRLDLTLGCGQSFRWTETSKGHWTGVMGGRVWTLTQTADRLWFHRYSTQPGPREGSEVVTPEHEEEEDGKDEEALRDYFQLKVQLGGLYQGWGAVDPHFKHTALSFPGVRMLRQDPTECLFSFICSSNNHVSRIQGMVGRLCQRLGEPLCQLGTETYHTFPSLHRLAEEGVEECLRALGFGYRARFLHQSACHILDMKGPDWLASLRGVAYPEARSALCALPGVGLKVADCVCLMSLDKLGVVPVDTHVWQIARRHYLPELGSAQRSLTPALNQRIGDFFRQLWGPYAGWAHSVLFCADLKKFQKLKVEKPSSEEEVKKEGGREEEVKKEKGRKRRSEGDVKTGRGREKQSKGEVKTERGSEGQNETKRVKEIRVTKVKKERESE, encoded by the exons ATGCTGCGACTGCTGGGGCCAGTTGGTGTGAGCAGTGGGATGTCCCAGCATGCCGTGCTGTCAGAGGGGGGCGCGGCCTGGCGCTGGCTGCCATGCACGCACTCGGAGCTGCGCCTGGACCTGACGCTGGGCTGCGGACAGAGCTTCCG ctggACAGAGACAAGCAAGGGTCACTGGACAGGGGTGATGGGGGGGCGGGTGTGGACATTGACCCAGACGGCGGACAGGCTGTGGTTCCACCGCTACAGTACCCAGCCAGGCCCGAGGGAGGGGTCGGAGGTCGTGACCCCTGAGcatgaggaggaagaggatggGAAGGACGAAGAAGCTCTGAGGGATTACTTCCAGTTGAAGGTGCAGCTGGGGGGGCTGTACCAAGGGTGGGGTGCCGTGGACCCCCACTTCAAACACACTGCACTCAGCTTCCCAG gggtGCGGATGCTGAGGCAGGACCCTACTGAGTGCCTGTTCTCCTTCATCTGCTCCTCCAATAACCATGTGTCTCGCATTCAGGGTATGGTGGGGCGGTTGTGCCAGCGACTGGGGGAGCCTCTGTGCCAGCTGGGCACAGAGACATACCACACCTTCCCCTCCCTGCACCGCTTGGCag agGAAGGTGTGGAGGAGTGTCTGCGCGCTCTGGGCTTCGGGTACCGGGCTCGCTTCCTGCACCAGAGTGCCTGCCACATCCTGGATATGAAGGGCCCTGATTGGCTGGCCTCCCTGAGGGGCGTGGCCTACCCAGAAGCACGGTCTGCGCTGTGCGCACTGCCAGGGGTTGGACTCAAG GTGGCGGACTGCGTGTGCCTGATGTCGCTGGACAAACTGGGCGTGGTGCCAGTGGACACCCACGTGTGGCAGATCGCCCGCCGGCACTACCTCCCAGAGCTGGGCTCGGCGCAGCGCAGCCTCACACCCGCACTGAACCAGCGCATCG GCGATTTCTTCAGGCAGCTCTGGGGTCCTTACGCTGGCTGGGCGCACTCT GTGTTGTTCTGTGCCGACCTGAAAAAGTTCCAGAAACTGAAAGTGGAGAAGCCCTCGAGTGAGGAGGAGGTGAAGAAAGaaggggggagggaggaggaggttaAGAAAGAGAAGGGGAGGAAGAGAAGGAGTGAGGGGGACGTGAAGAcaggcagggggagagagaagcaGAGCAAAGGAGAGGTGAAGACAGAGAGGGGGAGCGAAGGGCAGAATGAAACCAAGAGAGTGAAAGAAATTAGAGTGACAAAGgtgaagaaggagagagagagtgagtga